A genomic window from Triticum urartu cultivar G1812 chromosome 7, Tu2.1, whole genome shotgun sequence includes:
- the LOC125524735 gene encoding alpha-L-fucosidase 2-like, translating to MDGDRVRARRWADEEAEERPLKVVFASPAEHFTDSAPIGNGSLGAMVWGGVASEKLQLNLDTLWSGVPGDYTDPKAPAALAAVRKLVDEGRFVDATSAASGLFGGLTEVYKPLGDMNLEFDTSNQEYSSYKRELDLHIATTIITYNIGEVQYTREHFCSNPHQVIVTKISANKPEHVSLTLSLNSKLNHRVRVMNANEMIMDGTCPVQGHKLQENEANDATGIGFAAVLSLQMSGTAAKVAVLNDQSLRIDNADWVLLRVTAASSFNGPLVNPSDSKLDPESAALKVMNMIRNLTFDQLKAAHLKDYQGLFHRVSLRLSQAAAIEKINMKEVGDAVKTTAERVNGFRSDEDSSLVELLFQYGRYLLISCSRPGTQISNLQGIWNQDLFPGWECAPHLNINLQMNYWPTLPCNLTECQEPLLDFIASLAVNGTKTAKINYQASGWVTHHVSDIWAKSSAYNEDARFSVWPMGGAWLCTHLWEHYQYLLDKDFLKNTAYPLLEGCALFLTDWLIEGPRGLLETNPSTSPEHVFIAPGSGGQQASVSYSTTMDIAIIREIFSAVISSAEILGKSDTPLVQKIKEALPRLPQNTIAEDQTLMEWAQDFKDPEVTHRHLSHLFGLYPGHTITMQRNPEICEAISNSLHKRGEDGPGWSSTWKMALWARLLNSENAYRMILKLITLAPPGEKVGFEGGLYTNLWTAHPPFQIDGNFGFAAAIAEMLLQSSPTDLHLLPALPRDKWPEGCVKGLRARGDTTVGIFWEKGELQEAVLWFNNRNNSALRLHYGGQVAEATVEAGHVYRFNGFLQCVEIWPLDKCPF from the exons ATGGACGGCGACCGGGTCCGGGCGCGCCGGTGGGCGgacgaggaggcggaggagcggCCGCTGAAGGTGGTGTTCGCGTCGCCGGCGGAGCACTTCACGGACTCGGCGCCGATCGGGAACGGCAGCCTCGGCGCCATGGTTTGGGGCGGCGTCGCCTCCGAGAAGCTCCAGCTCAACC TTGACACTCTCTGGAGCGGTGTGCCGGGAGATTACACCGACCCGAAAGCACCTGCCGCCCTTGCCGCCGTCAGGAAGCTCGTCGATGAAGGACGGTTTGTGGATGCCACCAGCGCGGCTTCGGGCCTTTTCGGTGGTCTAACAGAG GTCTACAAACCTCTTGGAGATATGAATCTAGAGTTTGACACATCCAATCAGGAGTATAGTTCCTACAAAAGGGAGCTTGATCTGCATATTGCTACCACAATTATCACGTACAACATTGGAGAAGTTCAGTACACAAGGGAGCACTTCTGCTCAAATCCACACCAGGTCATTGTTACCAAGATTTCAGCAAACAAACCAGAACATGTATCATTGACTTTATCGTTAAATAGTAAGTTAAACCACAGAGTTCgtgtaatgaatgcaaatgagatgATCATGGATGGCACCTGTCCAGTACAAGGACACAAGCTACAAGAAAATGAAGCCAACGATGCTACTGGTATCGGGTTTGCAGCTGTCCTTAGCCTGCAGATGAGCGGCACTGCTGCAAAAGTAGCAGTTCTAAATGATCAAAGTTTGAGAATTGACAATGCAGATTGGGTGCTTTTGCGGGTTACAGCTGCTTCCTCATTCAATGGGCCTCTTGTGAATCCGTCAGACTCAAAACTGGATCCTGAATCAGCTGCTCTGAAGGTCATGAATATGATTAGGAATCTCACATTTGATCAGCTCAAAGCTGCTCATTTGAAAGATTACCAGGGTCTTTTTCACCGTGTTAGTCTGCGGCTATCACAAGCAGCAGCTATAGAAAAAATAAACATGAAAGAAGTTGGTGATGCCGTCAAGACTACAGCAGAAAGAGTGAATGGTTTTCGAAGCGACGAGGATTCTTCTTTGGTTGAACTTCTCTTCCAATATGGTCGATATCTGCTTATTTCATGCTCTCGACCTGGAACACAGATATCTAATCTGCAAGGAATTTGGAATCAAGATCTCTTTCCTGGATGGGA GTGTGCTCCGCACCTCAACATAAATCTTCAGATGAATTATTGGCCAACACTTCCTTGCAACCTTACTGAATGCCAAGAACCACTACTTGATTTCATAGCATCTCTTGCAGTTAACGGAACTAAGACTGCAAAA ATCAATTACCAAGCAAGTGGCTGGGTAACTCACCACGTCTCAGACATATGGGCAAAATCATCAGCTTACAATGAAGATGCCAGGTTCTCAGTGTGGCCAATGGGGGGTGCCTGGCTTTGTACGCATCTTTGGGAGCACTACCAGTATTTATTGGACAAA GACTTTTTGAAGAACACTGCATATCCATTGTTGGAAGGATGTGCGCTGTTTCTGACTGATTGGTTGATTGAGGGACCTCGAGGTCTTTTGGAAACAAACCCCTCTACTTCTCCCGAGCATGTTTTCATTGCTCCAGGGAGTGGTGGTCAGCAAGCTAGTGTAAGCTATTCAACTACAATGGATATCGCAATCATCCGAGAGATATTCTCGGCAGTCATTTCTTCTGCAGAG ATTTTAGGAAAATCTGATACTCCTCTGGTCCAGAAGATCAAGGAAGCGCTTCCAAGGCTCCCTCAGAATACGATTGCTGAAGATCAAACACTCATGGAATGG GCACAAGATTTTAAGGACCCTGAAGTTACCCATCGGCACCTGTCACATCTCTTCGGTCTTTATCCTGGTCATACTATAACCATGCAGAGAAATCCTGAGATTTGCGAAGCTATTTCTAATAGTCTTCACAAACGAG GGGAAGATGGACCTGGATGGTCAAGCACGTGGAAGATGGCTTTGTGGGCGCGCCTTCTTAACAGCGAAAATGCATACAGAATGATCCTAAAGTTAATCACGTTGGCTCCACCTGGTGAAAAAGTTGGGTTCGAAGGAGGACTGTACACCAATCTGTGGACAGCACACCCACCATTCCAGATCGATGGAAACTTTGG ATTCGCAGCTGCGATCGCTGAAATGTTGCTTCAGAGCTCTCCCACTGACCTGCATCTACTGCCCGCGCTTCCACGCGACAAGTGGCCTGAAGGGTGTGTCAAAGGGCTGAGGGCCCGGGGTGACACCACTGTCGGCATCTTCTGGGAGAAAGGGGAGCTCCAGGAAGCAGTGCTGTGGTTTAACAACAGAAACAATTCAGCTTTACGGTTGCATTATGGCGGGCAAGTTGCCGAAGCCACAGTGGAAGCTGGTCACGTTTACAGGTTCAATGGGTTTTTACAGTGTGTCGAGATATGGCCCCTTGACAAATGCCCATTttaa